ATATTAATTATGATTTATGGCTCGGTCCGGCCCCTTTTCACCCCTACAACCCGGAATACTTTCTCGGCGGTTGCCTGCATTGGAACATGCATTGGGATTTCGGCAGCGGGCAGGTGGGCGACATGGGAAGTCATACCATGGATCTGGCCTGGAACGCCATTGATGCCGGACTGCCCACGTCCGCCGAAGGCACGGGCGATCCGTTCAATCCAGAAGTGACGCCAGTGAAACTTCGGACGCGCTTTGATATTCCGGCCAACGACTGGCGTCCTCCCATTCAAGTGTCCTGGCATCAAGGCGGCGCGATGCCGGAGTCGCCGCATCGCGGCATTGATCTGGATAAAATTGACCACGGCGTGTTGTTCAAAGGGCGCAAAGGTTCCCTCGTCGCAGATTTCAATTCCCGCATTCTCATTCCGCGCAGCGGAGACAAAGTGGAAGACGACGGCAGCGGGTATAAGCCTCGTCCCAAGAACGAGCAGATTCCGGCCATGGGCGTTTTCCAGAAGGAATGGATCAACGCCTGCAAGGGCAACCTCAAGACCTCCTGCAACTTTGGTTACGCCTGCGACATGATCGAAATGATGTTGCTTGGCCTGGTGGCCTATCGCGCCGGCAAGAAGATTAAATACGACGGCGCCACTGGACAATGCACCGACTGCCCGGAAGCCAACCAATACCTGAGCCACACCTACCGGAAGGGCTGGACGCTGAACGGGTAAACGGATCAAAGCACCCGCCAACGCCGTCAGGTGCGAAACGGAGTCAAACTGACTTTACTGGAACATCTGTGTGGTAGAGGAGTTGACCGTGGTTATCGGTCATGTGGACGCGCATTCGGTCTGATCGCAGTGAAACGGTGGTGAAACCGGATCGGGATTGGGCGAATTTTGTGCGCTCGGTTTTCCTGGTGTTACGAACCTGCGACCCGGCCCCGCAACAAAATAGGTTCAGGTCGCCAGCCATCAGATGTTGAAGGTCGTGGTCGTGGCCGTTGAACCAAGCTTGCACCTTGTGTTCCTGCAGCAGCGGCAACACGTCCTTGATGAGTTCAGCGGTGTCTCCGTGTTCACCGCCGGAATAAATGGGATGATGTCCGATGACAATTTTCCATTGGGCCTGAGAAGCGATGAGAGCGTTTTTGAACCAGGCGATTTGCTTTTTCACATCCTGAGTTGTGACGTTGGGGCCGAGTCTGCGGTGACGATGATAGCTCTCGATCATCGGCGAGGTGTCGAGATAGAAAAAGTCGGCGGTGGTAGATTTGTCAATGTGATGTGTTTGCAGATAATAGCGGGCGGGCATGTTCCAGCGAGGGTGGGAGCGGGCATATTCCAACTGTGCGTCGCAGTTGCCATTATAATCGTGGTTGCCGAGGATGACATGCCACGGAATCTGGAGGGCGGGGTCGCGATAAACATGCTCAAAGGAGGTCTGCCATTGAGGGTCGCTGGCGGAGGCGACGCCATTATCATAAAAGTTGTCACCGGCCGAGATGATAAAACGGACCTTGGTTGCCTTGGCGGCAAGTGCCATTTGAGCGGCAACTTCAGACTGGTCGCGTTCGCCATTTCGCCCCCAATCGCCGAAGACGATGAAGTTGAAACCATCCGGGGAGAGGGGACGGTCGAGTTCGGCTGCAAGGAGGTTGTCAGGAAGAAAACGGCTGGCCACAGCAACCTGAGTGGCCACGAAGAGTTTGCGGACAAATTCGCGTCGAGTCTGTTTCATATTTACACCATTAGCGGGGATTGAGCCACAGAAACGAGTGAAGTCAATGGGTGGCGGCCAATTGTCACCTGAGTATTACACTGCCGTGACAATTTTGGCTTTTCTGAGTCACAGGGATATTACCGGAGCAGCTGTTTTGGCTCGGGCTTTACCTCACGGTGGGAGGGTTTGATTCCGCCATGGTGGACGAGGTTGGTAGCAGAATGGGTGCGCAATTAATTTGGGTTGGCTCCTTTACAGTATCACTGTAAATAACTGGGCCGACCCCTTCACACAGCGCGCCGCACTTGAGAGCCGCAACGAGGTTCAGGGGCGGAGAAACTGCACCGGGTAATCTTTTTGCACCGTCGAGCCATCGAATTGGTCGGTGACGGTGAGGCGGAAAATGTAGGAGCCGGTCGCGAGGCTGCTGGCGGGGATGGTCAGCACCGATGTGTCGGCTCCGCTGACGCTGCCGGTGAAAGCATTGGTCGAAGAAGGGGCCAGCGCCCAGTGAAAAGTCATGAGCCCGAGGCCGCCCACGCAATTGAAGGGGCTGGTGAACGCGGAAGCGTCAAGGACCACCGAGGTCACGTTGGTGGCGAGTTGAAACACGGCCGGAAGCGGACTGGCATTCAGGGTCACGAAGTTTCCCGGCGGCAGATAGGGGGCGGTGTTGGTGCTGCAAGGAGTCCGGAATTGCGCGTTGGAGTCGCGAACTTCAAATTCGTACGCAAACTCGCTCGTTCCGGTGAGGCCCGTCACAAACACATGCACATCGTAAAAACCATTCGCCAGCGACTGACGGAAGATTTTCAAACGGGAGGCGTTGAAGCCTGCGACGCCGAAGGGATGGAGGTCTGGTCCCCGGTCCGAGTTGTTTATTTTCCATTGGTAGGTCAAGGAGCTGTTATCGCAGGTGGCCGGATCAACGACCGCGCCGACATCCAAGATACTGAATGGATCGACCTGGGTGCTGAAAAGGCCGATAAGATCAAAGGTAAGATGAGGGTAATAATCCGCGAGCATGGCCGTATCACCATCAATCATCGGAACATTGTTTTCGAAGATATAACTTCCCGCCGGCAGGAAAGGTGTGGTTCCGGGATTTTGCGGGTCACCGGGGAGCAAATCTTTAAGCGTCAGGGTCAAGGTCAGGTTCGTGGTGAGTCCGCTGGAACCGGTGACGGCGAGGTTCAGGCCATAGACCCCTGCCGCGAGAGAGTTGTTTGTGATCGTTAAGCGGGCCGCATTTAGACCACTGACATTGGCAAGGATCGGCGAGCCGTTCGTCGTTAACTGCCAGGCGTAGGACAAGCCGCCGTTGCCAAAACAACTGGACGGATCCACGAAGGCGGAAGCGTCAAAGCTCAAGGTTGGAACCGACAGGGCGTTTGTCAGACTGGTCGAGGTGATGGAATAGCCATTGCCATTGCCATTTAATTTGAGGAACGTCCCGACAGGCAAATAGGGTGCGGCATTCGTGCCACAGGGCGAGACCAGGCGGTAGTGGCGCGGGCCGGCCTGGAGCGGGTCCAGCACTACATAAGTGTTGGTCTGCGATGGGGTCACTGAAACCGGCGTCCAATTGGTGGAGTTGAGATTGGTGCTGAATTGCAGGCCAAAGGCGGAGTAGTTCGTGGGCCACGAGACGAGGAGGTTCGTGCCCTGCTGGAGGATTTGCAGCCTGACCGGAGCGGCGGACAGCGTGGCGGAGATCATGCTCAACCCCAAAAAGAGGCAGGCAAATAATTTTTTCTTCATGATAGAGATTTACCAATGCACCCCGGCGAGACAGTGCGGCCAAATTTTGGAGAGATTGGAATTTCTTACAATGAAAAATCGGGCGCGCCTTTGTATTTGTTGCTTCGAAAGAATTATACCGAATGCGAAAATTAATTCGTCCCGTTTAATGTTTTGGTTCAGGCGGCGGCGCGCTCCAGCCGGCAATGCTGCCGCCGGATCCGAACTTTACCCCCGCCTTGACCGCGGCTTCGGGATCAAGCTCGGCCAGGGGCAAAAATTGGAAAAGTTTGAGCACCGACACCGGAAGTTTTGGTGCCACCGCCTTGTTTTACGATCTCAACCAGCGCAGGGACGGCGGAGGTGGCTTGCAACCGTCCGAGAATGCTGAAAGCGCTGGCGGCCATCATTTGTTTGTCCACCGCCGATTCGACGCGAAAAGGCACACGGGGATGCTCGTAGATCCAGACGATTATTTTATGTTTTAGCGGACCATCTTTCGCAGAAATCCATCGCAACAAAACGGGTATGGCATTGGTGCCAATTTCACGAACGGCGGCGCTGTCCCGCTGCAACTGCTCCGGGCTCGCCTTGGCCCCGGGCAAATAATCGCTCAACCAAAAGCTCAGCTTTCTGCCTTGATAAACCGGTTCGGTTTCGCGCGGTCTCAAGGCAATCTGAATCATGCCGCCCAACACGGCGAGAATGAGAACCGTCAACAAAATGCTCAACTTTTTCCTCACGCGAAAAACGATCAGTTAATTGAGATTTCCCATATGAGTTCCTGCCACAGCCGGCGCCGGGTTTTTTTGCGATTTACTTCCTGCTCCATGGTCTTGCAAGCCTTTGCACAGGCTGCTTTCTCTTTCCGAAAAGGACAAACCAAATTAAGTACACTCATTTGATGCTCTCTGACTCAGGTAAAGGCGGTTGCTGACGTGGGTTGTAAATCGAAGGGTGAAGTTTTGGTTCGGACTCTACTTTGCGGTGGGATGGTTTGGTGAGCGAGGTTGGAAGCAAAATGGTTGTGTAATTACTTTGGTTTGAT
This genomic stretch from Pedosphaera parvula Ellin514 harbors:
- a CDS encoding Gfo/Idh/MocA family protein, producing MNSRKQYSAQPRLADSGSKPSSSAIKRRHFLKSAAVIGASGFLLPRFKLFGAEAPSNKLNVALIATGHRAQEHFEVMSHENVVAICDLNEQHLASAAKKFPKAKQYADWRLCLEQKDIDAIVCCTLDHTHAFVTNWAMNRGKHVYCEKPLVNTVEEARLIRATWLKNKDKLATQVGTQRHQFENFNRVRELIRDGAIGELQAVSAWGNRQVPRAGYLPAAGDPPKYINYDLWLGPAPFHPYNPEYFLGGCLHWNMHWDFGSGQVGDMGSHTMDLAWNAIDAGLPTSAEGTGDPFNPEVTPVKLRTRFDIPANDWRPPIQVSWHQGGAMPESPHRGIDLDKIDHGVLFKGRKGSLVADFNSRILIPRSGDKVEDDGSGYKPRPKNEQIPAMGVFQKEWINACKGNLKTSCNFGYACDMIEMMLLGLVAYRAGKKIKYDGATGQCTDCPEANQYLSHTYRKGWTLNG
- a CDS encoding purple acid phosphatase family protein, translating into MKQTRREFVRKLFVATQVAVASRFLPDNLLAAELDRPLSPDGFNFIVFGDWGRNGERDQSEVAAQMALAAKATKVRFIISAGDNFYDNGVASASDPQWQTSFEHVYRDPALQIPWHVILGNHDYNGNCDAQLEYARSHPRWNMPARYYLQTHHIDKSTTADFFYLDTSPMIESYHRHRRLGPNVTTQDVKKQIAWFKNALIASQAQWKIVIGHHPIYSGGEHGDTAELIKDVLPLLQEHKVQAWFNGHDHDLQHLMAGDLNLFCCGAGSQVRNTRKTERTKFAQSRSGFTTVSLRSDRMRVHMTDNHGQLLYHTDVPVKSV